One Melanotaenia boesemani isolate fMelBoe1 chromosome 8, fMelBoe1.pri, whole genome shotgun sequence DNA segment encodes these proteins:
- the LOC121644987 gene encoding gap junction delta-4 protein-like, which translates to MGAIDLFFITINHNVSFIGKIWCIVMLLLRLLVLLLAGFTLFSDEQERFICNTIQPGCSNVCFDTFAPVSVVRLWFLHLILLCLAHLMFATYVMHKVLSFCSSEGFCCEVNRRSSSFTIENSSREVSLHKAPLHDLPHESGVPRFYISYLLVVILRILLEAIFSTGQFYLVSLTIPRSFLCYEAPCTSGVECYTSRPSEKTLMLNFMLVTASLSILLSLADLVRSVKVMVKSRRKSEMLMEELSKGEQSSMFTTTTVTEENDVVLTKRVSPSGSSKMNDVRDEISAAGPESNSELPSTKMNGGPVPKTWKSERNKDRKIEGSGLFIPLSTQVPSQLKPPVSPKTTTPIGVKKLCPDSPFSFHLNSGQPSDCSVLQDKRAWV; encoded by the exons ATGGGAGccatagatttatttttcatcactaTAAATCACAATGTGTCTTTCATTG GTAAAATCTGGTGCATTGTGATGCTGCTTTTGCGTCTGCTTGTCCTCCTGCTGGCTGGCTTCACGCTCTTCAGTGACGAGCAAGAGAGATTCATCTGCAACACCATCCAGCCCGGTTGTTCCAACGTCTGTTTTGACACATTTGCTCCCGTGTCTGTTGTCCGTCTCTGGTTCCTCCACCTTATTCTTCTCTGTCTGGCCCATCTGATGTTTGCAACCTACGTCATGCATAAAGTTTTGTCATTTTGCTCCTCTGAAGGCTTCTGTTGCGAGGTGAACCGAAGAAGCTCGTCTTTCACCATCGAGAACTCCTCAAGAGAAGTGTCATTGCACAAAGCTCCGCTTCATGACCTACCACATGAGTCAGGGGTGCCACGATTTTACATCTCTTACCTCCTAGTTGTGATTCTACGGATACTTCTAGAAGCAATTTTTAGCACAGGACAGTTTTACCTTGTTAGTTTGACCATTCCCAGGAGTTTCCTGTGTTACGAGGCTCCCTGCACATCAGGGGTTGAATGCTACACCTCCAGACCGTCTGAGAAAACCTTAATGCTAAACTTCATGCTTGTCACTGCATCCTTGTCCATTCTGCTGAGTTTGGCTGACTTAGTGCGCTCAGTGAAGGTGATGGTGAAGTCGAGAAGGAAGAGCGAGATGCTGATGGAGGAACTGAgtaaaggagagcaaagcagtaTGTTTACAACCACAACTGTGACGGAGGAAAATGATGTTGTTTTAACCAAGAGAGTTAGCCCAAGTGGAAGCTCAAAGATGAATGATGTCAGAGATGAAATATCTGCTGCAGGTCCTGAATCAAACAGTGAGCTTCCAAGTACAAAGATGAATGGTGGGCCAGTGCCTAAAACTTGGAAATCTGAGAGGAACAAAGATAGAAAAATTGAGGGGTCTGGGTTATTTATTCCCTTGAGCACTCAAGTGCCCAGCCAATTAAAACCTCCTGTTTCCCCAAAGACAACAACACCCATAGGTGTCAAAAAGCTGTGCCCGGACTCTCCATTCAGTTTCCATTTGAACTCAGGACAACCGTCTGACTGCAGTGTGCTTCAGGACAAGAGAGCCTGGGTGTAA